In one window of Pseudomonas putida DNA:
- the ccoN gene encoding cytochrome-c oxidase, cbb3-type subunit I: MNTTSSTAYNYKVVRQFALMTVVWGIVGMGLGVFIAAQLVWPSLNFDLPWTSFGRLRPLHTNAVIFAFGGCALFATSYYSVQRTCQTILFAPKLAAFTFWGWQLVILLAAISLPLGYTSSKEYAELEWPIDILITIVWVCYAIVFFGTLMKRTTKHIYVGNWFFGAFILTVAILHIVNNLEMPVSLTKSYSVYAGATDAMVQWWYGHNAVGFFLTAGFLGMMYYYVPKQAERPVYSYRLSIVHFWALITLYIWAGPHHLHYTALPDWAQSLGMIMSLILLAPSWGGMINGMMTLSGAWHKLRSDPILRFLVVSLAFYGMSTFEGPMMAIKTVNALSHYTDWTIGHVHAGALGWVAMISIGALYHTIPKVFGKQQMHSIGLINAHFWLATIGTVLYIASMWVNGIAQGLMWRAVNSDGTLTYSFVETLVASHPGFIVRFVGGAIFLSGMFLMAWNTWRTVRSPALDAAPANAQLA, encoded by the coding sequence ATGAACACAACCAGCAGTACCGCCTACAACTACAAGGTGGTCCGCCAATTCGCCCTCATGACGGTGGTGTGGGGCATCGTCGGCATGGGGCTCGGCGTCTTCATCGCCGCGCAACTCGTCTGGCCGAGCCTCAACTTCGACCTTCCGTGGACCAGCTTCGGTCGTCTGCGACCGCTGCACACCAACGCGGTGATCTTCGCCTTCGGTGGCTGTGCCCTGTTCGCCACCTCCTATTATTCGGTGCAGCGCACCTGCCAGACCATCCTCTTCGCGCCAAAACTGGCGGCCTTTACCTTCTGGGGCTGGCAACTGGTGATCCTGCTGGCAGCGATCAGCCTGCCACTGGGCTACACCAGCTCCAAGGAATACGCCGAACTGGAATGGCCGATCGACATCCTGATCACCATCGTCTGGGTCTGCTACGCCATCGTGTTCTTCGGCACGCTGATGAAACGCACCACCAAGCACATCTACGTGGGCAACTGGTTCTTCGGTGCCTTCATCCTCACCGTGGCGATCCTGCACATCGTCAACAACCTGGAGATGCCGGTCAGCCTGACCAAGTCGTACTCGGTCTACGCCGGGGCCACCGACGCCATGGTGCAGTGGTGGTACGGCCACAACGCCGTAGGCTTCTTCCTGACCGCAGGCTTCCTGGGGATGATGTACTACTACGTGCCCAAGCAGGCAGAGCGTCCGGTGTATTCCTATCGCCTGTCGATCGTGCACTTCTGGGCGCTGATCACCCTGTACATCTGGGCCGGCCCGCACCACCTGCACTACACCGCCCTGCCCGACTGGGCCCAGTCACTGGGCATGATCATGTCGCTGATCCTGCTCGCACCGAGCTGGGGCGGGATGATCAACGGCATGATGACCCTCTCCGGCGCCTGGCACAAACTGCGCAGCGACCCGATCCTGCGCTTCCTCGTGGTGTCGCTGGCGTTCTACGGCATGTCGACCTTCGAAGGCCCGATGATGGCGATCAAGACCGTCAACGCCCTCTCTCACTACACCGACTGGACCATCGGCCATGTCCACGCCGGCGCCCTGGGCTGGGTGGCTATGATCTCCATCGGCGCGCTGTACCACACCATTCCGAAGGTGTTCGGCAAGCAGCAGATGCACAGCATCGGCCTGATCAACGCGCACTTCTGGCTGGCAACCATCGGCACCGTGCTCTACATCGCCTCGATGTGGGTCAACGGCATCGCCCAGGGCCTGATGTGGCGTGCGGTCAACAGCGACGGCACGCTCACCTACTCGTTCGTCGAAACCCTGGTGGCCAGCCACCCCGGCTTCATCGTGCGCTTCGTCGGCGGGGCGATCTTCCTCAGCGGCATGTTCCTGATGGCCTGGAACACCTGGCGCACCGTGCGTTCGCCAGCGCTTGACGCCGCCCCTGCGAACGCCCAGCTGGCTTGA
- a CDS encoding GNAT family N-acetyltransferase → MPFDAASTPLSLPRWHSLQGDETGSRLSLTLEGRPLIQVRLVPADPVQVHLETVCPDRGVQALWAACYWLLSRDPACQRLAWHLPEAPAWVPTLLASGLLVASEQAHVLICERALFWQLPQPWLGEVQSGVYPQQMQISNGKRHPRRAPKPRGEVYRRFDARLGAWVSLRTLEVEQDLARFNRWQNEPRVAHFWQEQGSLEQHREYLSKLEADPHTLTLIGCFDDEPFAYFEAYWAKEDRIAPFYPADDYDRGIHMLVGEQAHRGPHKVASWMSALVHYLFLDDPRTQRVVAEPRADNGKMIGYMHDQCFHCDKEFDFPHKRAALMILGRERFFDRCTLV, encoded by the coding sequence ATGCCTTTCGACGCTGCTTCGACGCCGCTTTCCCTTCCTCGATGGCACAGCCTGCAAGGCGACGAGACCGGTTCCCGGTTGAGTCTGACCCTGGAGGGGCGCCCGCTGATCCAGGTACGCCTGGTTCCCGCCGACCCTGTGCAGGTTCACCTGGAAACCGTCTGCCCGGATCGCGGCGTCCAGGCCCTGTGGGCTGCCTGCTACTGGCTGCTGTCGCGCGATCCTGCCTGCCAGCGCCTGGCCTGGCATTTGCCGGAGGCGCCAGCGTGGGTGCCGACGTTGCTGGCGAGCGGCCTGCTGGTAGCCAGCGAGCAAGCGCACGTGTTGATCTGCGAGCGAGCGCTGTTCTGGCAGTTGCCGCAGCCCTGGCTTGGCGAGGTACAGAGCGGTGTCTACCCGCAGCAGATGCAGATCAGCAACGGCAAGCGCCATCCACGCCGCGCCCCCAAACCCCGGGGCGAGGTGTATCGCCGTTTCGATGCGCGCCTGGGGGCGTGGGTGTCGCTACGCACTCTGGAAGTCGAGCAGGACCTGGCGCGTTTCAACCGTTGGCAGAACGAGCCCCGTGTCGCGCACTTCTGGCAGGAGCAGGGCAGCCTGGAGCAGCACCGCGAATACCTGAGCAAGCTCGAGGCAGACCCGCACACCCTGACACTCATCGGCTGTTTCGACGATGAGCCGTTCGCCTACTTCGAAGCCTACTGGGCCAAGGAAGACCGCATCGCGCCGTTCTATCCGGCCGACGACTACGACCGCGGTATCCATATGCTCGTGGGCGAACAGGCGCACCGTGGCCCGCACAAGGTGGCGAGCTGGATGTCGGCGCTGGTGCACTACCTGTTCCTCGACGACCCGCGCACCCAGCGCGTCGTCGCCGAGCCGCGCGCCGACAACGGCAAGATGATCGGCTACATGCACGATCAGTGCTTCCACTGCGACAAAGAGTTCGATTTCCCGCACAAGCGGGCGGCGCTGATGATCCTGGGGCGTGAGCGTTTCTTCGATCGTTGCACGCTGGTCTAG
- a CDS encoding alpha/beta family hydrolase, whose product MKDGQCAGIDGDQWAQVGNVPGLRVDPPQIRGDQGRSCSLILAHGAGAPMDSAFMDEIAQRLAGLGVGVIRFEFPYMAERRINGGKRPPNPQKVLLECWREVYGQVRPLVTGTLAIGGKSMGGRMASLLADELQVDALVCLGYPFYAVGKPEKPRVEHLAELKTPTLIVQGERDALGNREAVERYALSPAIEVNWLVAGDHDLKPLKASGFSHEQHLQAAAEKVAGFLKG is encoded by the coding sequence ATGAAAGATGGGCAATGTGCCGGTATTGACGGGGATCAATGGGCCCAAGTGGGAAATGTCCCAGGCTTGCGCGTCGATCCTCCGCAAATCCGGGGCGATCAGGGGCGTTCCTGCAGCCTGATCCTGGCCCACGGCGCCGGTGCGCCGATGGACAGCGCGTTCATGGACGAGATCGCGCAAAGGCTGGCGGGGCTTGGGGTCGGGGTGATCCGCTTCGAATTTCCCTACATGGCCGAGCGCCGGATAAACGGCGGGAAGCGTCCGCCCAATCCGCAGAAGGTGCTGCTCGAGTGCTGGCGCGAGGTGTATGGGCAGGTGCGACCATTGGTCACGGGCACCTTGGCCATTGGCGGCAAGTCGATGGGCGGGCGCATGGCCAGTTTGCTGGCCGATGAGCTGCAGGTGGATGCGCTGGTGTGCCTTGGGTATCCGTTCTATGCCGTGGGCAAGCCGGAGAAGCCGCGGGTCGAGCATCTGGCCGAGCTGAAGACTCCGACGCTCATCGTGCAGGGCGAGCGGGATGCGCTGGGGAATCGGGAGGCGGTTGAGCGATATGCGCTGTCACCGGCAATCGAGGTGAACTGGCTGGTGGCGGGGGATCATGATCTGAAGCCGCTGAAAGCTTCAGGGTTCAGCCATGAGCAGCATCTGCAGGCGGCGGCTGAGAAGGTGGCGGGGTTTCTGAAGGGTTAG
- a CDS encoding pyrimidine/purine nucleoside phosphorylase: MFQVNEYFNGTVKSIAFAGEEGPATVGVMAPGEYEFGTAKREIMHVVSGALIVKLPGSDNWETFNAGDKFNVPADSKFQLQVKVDTAYLCEYRD; encoded by the coding sequence ATGTTCCAGGTCAACGAGTACTTCAACGGCACCGTCAAGTCGATCGCCTTCGCAGGCGAAGAAGGTCCGGCCACCGTGGGCGTGATGGCCCCGGGCGAATACGAGTTCGGCACCGCCAAGCGCGAGATCATGCACGTGGTCTCCGGCGCCCTGATCGTCAAGCTGCCAGGCAGCGACAACTGGGAAACCTTCAACGCCGGCGACAAGTTCAATGTGCCTGCCGACAGCAAGTTCCAGCTGCAGGTCAAGGTCGATACCGCCTACCTGTGCGAGTATCGCGACTAA
- a CDS encoding exonuclease domain-containing protein: MGHWLVIDLEATTDDGGWPVTEMEIIEIGASLVTREGREVDHFQRFVKPRRRPQLTPFCRELTHIGQASIDSAAPFAEIWAQFERWLGHHQAQLQAWVSWGDYDRQQLLQEWQQHQVSSLLAQLPHINLKQRFAKARHLQRPTGLNGALQLAGMQFVGQQHRALEDARNTARLLPLSLT; this comes from the coding sequence ATGGGCCATTGGCTGGTCATCGACCTGGAAGCTACGACCGACGACGGTGGCTGGCCGGTCACCGAGATGGAAATCATTGAAATCGGCGCAAGCCTGGTCACCCGCGAAGGCCGCGAGGTCGATCACTTCCAGCGCTTCGTCAAGCCGCGGCGGCGTCCGCAGTTGACACCGTTCTGCCGCGAGCTGACGCACATCGGCCAGGCCAGTATCGACAGCGCCGCACCGTTCGCCGAAATCTGGGCGCAGTTCGAGCGCTGGCTCGGTCATCACCAGGCGCAGTTGCAGGCCTGGGTCAGTTGGGGCGACTACGACCGCCAGCAGTTGTTGCAGGAATGGCAGCAGCATCAGGTCAGCAGCCTGCTGGCGCAGTTGCCGCACATCAACCTCAAGCAGCGCTTTGCCAAGGCCCGCCACCTGCAGCGCCCCACCGGCCTGAACGGTGCGCTGCAACTGGCGGGCATGCAGTTCGTCGGCCAGCAGCACCGGGCGCTGGAGGATGCACGCAATACCGCGCGGTTGCTGCCCTTGAGCCTCACCTGA
- a CDS encoding RNA polymerase factor sigma-70 — protein sequence MAEQLSTSKCDSPLLQAFVDNRSILVKIAARITGCRSRAEDVVQDAFFRLGSAPQITSSFKAQLSYLFQIVRNLAIDHYRKQAMELKYSGSEEEGMNVVIQNASPEATHINLATLEHIAEALNELPQRTRYAFEMYRLHGVPQKDIAKELGVSPTLVNFMIRDALIHCRKNSRQAEG from the coding sequence ATGGCGGAACAACTATCCACAAGTAAGTGCGATTCACCATTACTCCAGGCGTTCGTCGACAATCGCAGCATCCTCGTCAAGATTGCCGCCCGTATCACGGGCTGTCGGTCGCGCGCCGAGGATGTGGTGCAGGATGCCTTCTTCCGGCTCGGTTCCGCGCCGCAGATCACGTCATCGTTCAAGGCCCAGCTCAGCTACCTGTTCCAGATCGTGCGCAACCTGGCCATCGACCACTACCGCAAGCAGGCGATGGAGCTGAAGTACTCGGGCAGCGAGGAAGAAGGCATGAACGTGGTGATCCAGAATGCCTCGCCAGAAGCCACCCACATCAACCTGGCGACCCTCGAGCACATCGCCGAAGCGCTCAACGAGCTGCCCCAGCGCACTCGCTACGCGTTCGAGATGTACCGCCTGCACGGCGTGCCGCAAAAAGACATCGCCAAGGAGCTCGGGGTCTCACCAACGCTGGTCAACTTCATGATCCGCGACGCGCTGATCCACTGCCGCAAGAACAGCCGCCAGGCCGAGGGCTGA
- a CDS encoding substrate-binding periplasmic protein, whose protein sequence is MTPLPALKALSSLMMLAALWLAGSARAAEMVEVRIGAAHFPPYTVRPEQGADTGLLPQLAEALNQLQAGYRFVLVPTSIPRRFGDFQQGRTDMAIFENPQWGWQQIPHTVVDMGLEDAEIFVAHRQAGRDQHYFDDLKGKRLALFNGYHYAFADFNPDPEYLKKTFRAILSYSHDSNLSMVQRERADIALVTRSYLSDYLKRNPAKGSELLASDRVDQVYHHYALLRPGAPIRAEVFTQLMQRLRDSGELAALFAPYRITVQTPNN, encoded by the coding sequence TTGACGCCACTGCCCGCCCTCAAGGCCCTGTCATCCCTGATGATGCTCGCTGCACTGTGGCTGGCGGGCTCGGCCCGTGCCGCCGAAATGGTGGAGGTGCGGATCGGGGCCGCGCATTTCCCGCCTTATACGGTGCGTCCGGAGCAGGGGGCCGATACGGGGCTGTTGCCGCAGCTCGCCGAGGCACTGAACCAGCTCCAGGCCGGTTACCGTTTCGTTCTGGTGCCGACCTCGATCCCGCGTCGTTTTGGTGATTTCCAGCAGGGTCGCACCGACATGGCGATCTTCGAGAACCCGCAATGGGGTTGGCAGCAGATCCCGCACACGGTAGTCGACATGGGCCTGGAAGATGCCGAGATCTTCGTCGCCCATCGTCAGGCAGGGCGTGACCAGCATTATTTCGATGACCTCAAAGGCAAGCGCCTGGCGTTGTTCAATGGCTATCACTACGCGTTTGCCGATTTCAATCCCGACCCTGAATACCTGAAGAAGACCTTCCGGGCCATCCTCTCCTATTCCCACGACAGCAACCTGTCGATGGTGCAACGCGAGCGTGCGGACATTGCCCTGGTGACCCGCTCGTACCTGAGTGACTACCTCAAGCGCAACCCGGCCAAGGGCAGCGAGCTGCTGGCCTCGGATCGGGTCGATCAGGTCTACCATCACTACGCGCTGCTGCGTCCTGGTGCGCCGATCCGCGCTGAAGTCTTCACCCAGTTGATGCAGCGCCTGCGCGACAGCGGTGAGCTGGCAGCGCTTTTCGCCCCTTATCGGATCACCGTGCAAACGCCGAACAATTAA